A single Primulina eburnea isolate SZY01 chromosome 11, ASM2296580v1, whole genome shotgun sequence DNA region contains:
- the LOC140806255 gene encoding LOW QUALITY PROTEIN: uncharacterized protein (The sequence of the model RefSeq protein was modified relative to this genomic sequence to represent the inferred CDS: deleted 1 base in 1 codon), whose protein sequence is MLSVSIPSSFSLENILWVWEEEEFTVSRVCKNLFTLRYPRRYCSSVILFKKDSTKGFHCPNQVFSSSISSSVETAQTLGQGAVFDSVIREDESASISASNGRVMLIDGTSIIYRAYYKLIARLHHGHLSHADGNGDWVLTIFSALSLIFDVLEFIPSHVAVVFDHDGVPYGHASASSKQSLFAKGMNFRHTLYPAYKNNRPPTPDTIVQGLQYFKASIKSMSVKVIEVPGVEADDVIGTLAVRSIDAGFKVRVVSPDKDFFQILSPSLRLLRIAPRGLEMSSFGMEDFARKYGGLKPSQFVDVISLVGDKSDNVPGVQGIGNVHAVQLITKFGTLENLLQCVEQVDEERIKKALISNAEQAILSKNLVMLRSDLPFYMVPFTTKDLTFTKPEDDGEKFTSLLKAIGAYAEGFSADSIIRRAFYLWKKLGSQ, encoded by the exons ATGCTATCGGTCTCCATTCCAAGTTCATTCAGTTTGGAAAACATTTTATGGGTGTGGGAAGAAGAAGAGTTCACTGTGTCAAGGGTTTGTAAGAATTTGTTTACTTTGAGATACCCTAGAAGATATTGCTCTTCcgttattttgtttaaaaag GATTCGACTAAAGGTTTTCATTGTCCAAATCAAGTTTTTTCCAGTAGTATCAGTTCATCTGTTGAAACTGCACAAACTCTTGGCCAAGGTGCAGTTTTTGATTCTGTCATACGTGAAGATGAATCAGCAAGCATCAGTGCATCAAATGGCAGGGTGATGCTTATTGATGGGACATCAATCATTTATAGAGCATATTACAAGCTTATTG CAAGGTTGCACCATGGTCATCTTTCGCATGCTGATGGTAATGGAGATTGGGTTCTAACTATTTTCAGTGCCTTATCTCTT ATATTTGATGTCCTAGAGTTCATCCCTTCACATGTGGCG GTGGTGTTTGACCATGATG GAGTTCCATATGGTCATGCTTCTGCTTCATCAAAACAAAGTTTATTTGCCAAAG GCATGAATTTTCGTCACACCCTATAC CCTGCTTACAAAAATAATAGGCCTCCCACCCCAGATACTatagttcaaggacttcagtaCTTCAAAGCATCCATTAAGTCTATGTCCGTTAAAGTGATCGAG GTACCTGGCGTTGAAGCAGATGATGTGATTGGGACCCTTGCTGTGAGAAGCATCGATGCTGGGTTCAAG GTACGAGTTGTCTCCCCTGATAAAGATTTTTTTCAGATTCTATCTCCTTCACTGCGTCTGTTGCGGATTGCTCCTCGTGGATTGGA GATGTCCTCGTTTGGGATGGAAGATTTTGCTAGAAAATATGGGGGTTTGAAGCCATCGCAATTTGTTGATGTAATCTCACTTGTAGGAGACAAATCTGATAATGTACCAG GAGTTCAAGGAATTGGAAATGTTCATGCTGTTCAATTAATCACGAAATTTG GTACTCTGGAAAACTTATTGCAGTGTGTCGAACAAGTTGACGAGGAGCGAATCAAGAAG GCATTGATTTCAAATGCTGAGCAAGCTATTCTGAGCAAGAATCTT GTTATGTTACGTTCTGATCTTCCATTCTACATGGTTCCATTTACAACCAAAGATCTGACTTTTACTAAACCAGAG GATGATGGGGAGAAATTCACCAGCCTCTTAAAAGCGATTGGTGCTTATGCAGAAGGATTTTCTGCGGACTCGATTATTAGAAGGGCCTTTTATTTGTGGAAGAAACTTGGAAGCCAATGA